The following proteins are encoded in a genomic region of Phaseolus vulgaris cultivar G19833 unplaced genomic scaffold, P. vulgaris v2.0 scaffold_526, whole genome shotgun sequence:
- the LOC137817673 gene encoding uncharacterized protein: MTNLPIRKVLQKLDVAGRMVRWAVELYEFDVQYKPRGPIKSYVYANFVVELSSVATHQEEAYFRWVLSLDGSSNQQGNGAGVILEGPNGLLIEQALRFAFNASNNQAEYKALIAGMLLAKEMGAKSLLAKSDSLFVTGQVTGEIPGQGPSDGRIPRICSDSKGGLCGVKLVHVPREQNDRADLLAKLASSGKGARQRTVI; this comes from the coding sequence ATGACAAACCTTCCCATTCGCAAGGTCTTGCAGAAActcgatgtggcaggaagaatggtgcgttGGGCGGTTGAGCTATACGAGTTTGACGTGCAGTACAAACCAAGAGGACCTATCAAAAGCTATGTTTATGCTAACTTCGTTGTAGAGCTCTCCTCGGTAGCCACACACCAAGAGGAAGCATATTTCAGATGGGTCCTCTCCCTAGACGGGTCCTCCAACCAACAGGGTAATGGGGCTGgcgtcatcctggaagggccaaaTGGGTTGTTaatcgagcaggccctacggTTTGCCTTCAATGCCAGTAACAACCAAGCGGAGTATAAGGCCTTGATTGCTGGAATGTTGCTAGCCAAAGAGATGGGTGCAAAGAGTTtgctggcaaagagtgactccctGTTTGTCACAGGACAAGTTACGGGAGAAATACCAGGCCAAGGACCTTCAGATGGTCGCATACCTAGAATATGTTCAGATTCTAAAGGAGGACTTTGCGGTGTCAAGTTAGTACATGTCCCTAGAGAACAGAATGACCGAGCTGACTTGTTAGCAAAGCTCGctagttcaggcaagggggccAGACAGAGGACAGTCATATAG